The following coding sequences are from one Devosia neptuniae window:
- the fabV gene encoding enoyl-ACP reductase FabV: MIIEPKIRGFICTTAHPVGCATNVQRQIDHVVVKGEIPSARRRVLVLGCSTGYGLASRIVTTFGSGADTIGVSFEKPPAENKTASAGWYNNRAFEQRAKAAGRLALTIEGDAFSDAIKAETIEAIRQNLGQIDLIVYSLASPVRTDPATGETYRSAIKPFGAAVAAKTLNTATGEVSEVVIEPATDEEAAATVKVMGGEDWQLWISALADAGVLADGFTTLNYTYLGSELTWPIYHKGTLGVAKADLDRAAGEIRSRFGDTSAYVVALKAVVTQASSAIPVVPLYGTLLLKVMAEMGLNEGTIEQIDRLFRTKLADPVIDEAHRLRVDDWELSPTVQAEMVRRWPLLSTETLPELADLKTYRAEFLKLFGFGLGGVDYSADVDPREV; this comes from the coding sequence ATGATAATCGAGCCCAAAATCCGCGGCTTCATCTGCACCACCGCGCATCCCGTTGGCTGCGCCACCAATGTTCAGCGCCAGATCGACCATGTCGTGGTCAAGGGCGAGATCCCATCGGCCCGTCGCCGGGTGCTGGTGCTGGGCTGCTCGACCGGCTATGGGCTGGCGTCACGGATCGTCACGACCTTTGGCAGCGGCGCCGACACGATCGGTGTCTCGTTCGAAAAGCCGCCGGCTGAAAACAAGACGGCCAGTGCCGGCTGGTACAATAACCGCGCTTTCGAGCAGCGCGCCAAGGCTGCCGGCCGGTTGGCGCTGACCATTGAAGGCGACGCCTTCTCGGATGCCATCAAGGCCGAGACCATCGAGGCGATCCGCCAGAATTTGGGTCAGATCGATCTGATCGTTTATAGCCTGGCCTCGCCCGTGCGCACCGATCCGGCCACTGGGGAAACCTACCGCTCGGCCATCAAGCCCTTTGGCGCCGCTGTGGCAGCCAAGACGCTCAACACGGCGACCGGTGAAGTCTCCGAAGTGGTGATCGAGCCCGCGACCGACGAAGAAGCCGCCGCCACCGTCAAGGTGATGGGTGGCGAGGATTGGCAGCTGTGGATTTCGGCGCTGGCCGATGCCGGCGTGCTGGCCGATGGCTTCACCACGCTGAACTACACCTATCTGGGCAGTGAGCTGACCTGGCCGATCTATCACAAGGGCACGCTGGGCGTGGCCAAGGCCGACCTGGACCGTGCTGCCGGGGAAATCCGCAGCCGCTTTGGCGACACGAGTGCCTATGTCGTGGCGCTCAAGGCCGTGGTGACCCAGGCCAGCTCGGCTATTCCAGTGGTGCCGCTTTATGGCACGCTGCTGCTCAAGGTGATGGCCGAGATGGGCCTGAACGAGGGTACGATCGAGCAGATCGACCGCCTGTTCCGCACCAAGCTGGCCGATCCGGTGATCGACGAAGCGCACCGCCTGCGTGTTGACGACTGGGAGCTGTCGCCGACGGTGCAGGCCGAAATGGTCCGCCGCTGGCCGCTGCTGTCGACCGAGACACT
- a CDS encoding nucleoside deaminase, which yields MTASRSPMDLALALAEEAAAHGEAPVGAVVMEGDVVLAAERNRMKALNDPTSHAEMLAIRVALAKRGTGRLDGCDLYVTLEPCAMCAGAIAHVRLRRVYFAAEDIKAGAVENGVRLFEQPTCHHHPEVIGGIGASRSEALLRDFFRGLRSD from the coding sequence ATGACCGCTTCACGCTCACCCATGGATCTGGCGCTGGCTCTGGCCGAGGAGGCCGCCGCGCATGGCGAAGCGCCGGTGGGTGCGGTGGTGATGGAGGGCGATGTCGTGCTCGCCGCCGAGCGCAATCGGATGAAGGCGCTGAATGATCCCACCAGCCACGCTGAAATGCTGGCCATCCGGGTGGCCTTGGCCAAGCGGGGGACGGGGCGGCTCGATGGTTGCGATCTCTATGTGACGCTCGAGCCCTGCGCCATGTGTGCGGGGGCGATTGCTCATGTGCGGCTGCGGCGGGTCTATTTCGCGGCCGAGGATATCAAGGCAGGGGCAGTGGAAAACGGCGTGCGGCTGTTCGAACAACCGACCTGTCATCATCATCCCGAAGTCATCGGCGGCATCGGCGCCAGCCGGTCGGAAGCGCTGTTGCGCGACTTTTTCCGGGGACTGCGTAGCGACTAG
- a CDS encoding LysR family transcriptional regulator → MTLEQLRIFLAVAERQHITRAAEGLHMTQSAVSAAVSALENRHGVTLFDRVGRSIVLNEAGRTFLPEAQAVLDRAKAAQGALDDLSRLLRGRLSVMASQTVADYWLPRRLVAYRQMHPRIELDMAFGNTGQVADGVESGLAELGLVEGQVNRPALSVDLLDQDEMIVVVGAGHAWTEPGVAQAAGYGGTAWVLRETGSGTRAAFDGMIARAGIDAAALDIAMVLPGNEAVLGVVEAGLGATLVSRAVARARVVAGLLTVVDLPIVRRSFYLLRHKERYRTKAAEAFLAMVGSARANG, encoded by the coding sequence ATGACCCTCGAACAATTGCGGATTTTTCTGGCCGTCGCGGAGCGCCAGCACATCACGCGGGCAGCCGAGGGGCTGCATATGACCCAGTCGGCGGTCAGCGCGGCGGTGTCGGCGCTGGAAAATCGGCATGGCGTAACGCTGTTCGACCGGGTGGGGCGGTCCATTGTGCTCAATGAGGCGGGGCGGACGTTTTTGCCTGAGGCGCAGGCGGTGTTGGACCGGGCCAAGGCGGCGCAAGGGGCGCTGGATGATCTGTCGCGGCTGTTGCGGGGGCGGCTGTCGGTGATGGCGAGCCAGACTGTGGCTGATTACTGGCTGCCGCGCCGGCTGGTGGCCTATCGGCAGATGCATCCGCGGATCGAGCTGGACATGGCATTCGGCAATACCGGCCAGGTGGCCGATGGGGTCGAGAGCGGGCTGGCCGAGCTAGGGCTGGTAGAGGGGCAGGTGAACCGGCCGGCGCTGAGCGTGGACCTGCTCGATCAGGACGAAATGATCGTGGTGGTGGGGGCCGGGCATGCCTGGACCGAGCCGGGCGTGGCGCAGGCGGCGGGCTATGGCGGCACGGCCTGGGTATTGCGCGAGACGGGGTCCGGCACGCGGGCGGCGTTCGATGGCATGATTGCGAGGGCCGGGATTGATGCGGCGGCGCTGGATATTGCCATGGTGCTGCCGGGCAATGAGGCGGTGCTGGGTGTGGTGGAGGCGGGGCTGGGGGCGACTTTGGTGTCGCGGGCGGTGGCGCGGGCGCGGGTGGTTGCGGGGCTGCTCACGGTGGTTGATCTGCCCATTGTGCGCCGCAGTTTTTATCTGCTGCGGCACAAGGAGCGCTATCGCACCAAGGCGGCCGAGGCGTTTCTGGCCATGGTTGGCAGCGCGCGGGCAAACGGCTAG
- a CDS encoding TDT family transporter yields the protein MSIAVASIRPLSRLASPADAVRFFTPNWFAATMGTGILAIALGQFPDMPLLFAAGTGLWLFNIALFTLFTALYATRWITHYAGAKRILAHSSMSMSLGCIPMGLATIINGAVLFGLPTFGTAIIPVAHALWWIDGALALACGIGVPFMMFTRQSHSPQQMTAIWLLPIVAAEVTAASGGLLLPHLGSADQLTVTLLSYCLWACSVPLALGMLVVLVVRMIVHNLPDANMASSCWLALGPIATAALGMLLLAEHAPQVLEANSLGAYAGAVGGASFLIAVLLWGYGIWWLGMAGLITLRYFRDAVPFNLGWWAFTFPLGVYAVTTLKLAHIVPFAPLMVFGSVLVGVLVLVWLIVASRTLSGAWRGELFSAPCLVDD from the coding sequence ATGTCTATCGCCGTCGCCAGCATCCGCCCCCTGTCCCGCCTTGCCAGCCCGGCCGATGCGGTGCGCTTTTTCACGCCCAATTGGTTTGCCGCCACCATGGGCACCGGCATTCTGGCGATCGCGCTAGGCCAATTTCCCGACATGCCGCTGCTGTTCGCCGCCGGCACGGGACTGTGGCTGTTCAACATAGCGCTCTTCACCCTCTTCACCGCGCTTTATGCCACCCGCTGGATCACCCATTATGCCGGCGCCAAGCGCATCCTGGCGCATTCGAGCATGTCCATGTCGCTGGGCTGCATTCCCATGGGCCTGGCGACCATCATCAATGGCGCCGTCCTGTTCGGCCTGCCCACCTTCGGCACGGCCATAATCCCGGTCGCCCATGCCCTGTGGTGGATCGATGGCGCACTGGCGCTGGCCTGCGGCATCGGCGTGCCCTTCATGATGTTCACCCGCCAGAGCCATTCGCCCCAGCAGATGACTGCCATCTGGCTATTGCCCATCGTCGCCGCCGAGGTCACCGCCGCCAGTGGCGGCCTGCTCCTGCCCCATCTCGGTTCGGCCGACCAATTGACCGTGACCCTGCTCAGCTATTGCCTCTGGGCCTGTTCGGTGCCGCTGGCGCTGGGCATGCTCGTCGTGTTGGTGGTGCGGATGATCGTGCACAATCTGCCCGACGCCAATATGGCCAGCTCCTGCTGGCTGGCGCTTGGTCCCATCGCCACCGCCGCGCTGGGCATGCTGCTGCTGGCCGAGCACGCGCCCCAGGTGCTCGAGGCCAATAGCCTTGGCGCCTATGCAGGTGCGGTGGGTGGCGCCAGCTTTCTCATTGCCGTGCTGCTCTGGGGCTATGGAATATGGTGGCTGGGCATGGCGGGCCTGATCACCCTGCGCTATTTCCGGGACGCTGTGCCGTTCAACCTGGGCTGGTGGGCCTTCACTTTCCCGCTGGGTGTCTATGCTGTCACCACGCTCAAGCTCGCCCATATCGTGCCATTCGCCCCGCTTATGGTGTTTGGCAGCGTGCTGGTTGGCGTGCTGGTGCTGGTCTGGCTCATCGTGGCCTCTCGCACCCTATCCGGCGCCTGGCGGGGCGAGCTGTTCTCGGCGCCGTGTCTGGTCGATGACTGA
- the mutL gene encoding DNA mismatch repair endonuclease MutL — translation MPIRQLPEDLINRIAAGEVVERPASVVKELVENAIDAGASRIVVTTSGGGKLLMRIEDDGHGMDQADLLLSVERHATSKLSVDDLDDIRTLGFRGEALASIGSVAELTVSSRPAHAESGLRIEVRSGVRTGPVPQAMNRGTLVEVKNLFGNVPARLKFLKTDRAEAGAITDVMKRLAMANPGVHFVLNGTDRSPVNWPAVSGSGALEARLAQVIGDDFAQNAVRLATSRHGVVVAGLAGLPTYTRANSLSQFYFVNGRSVRDKVLVGAIRAAYADYTFRDRFPVVALYIAIDPAEVDVNVHPAKAELRFRDAGAVRSAVIRAIGEALTAAGFKASTSVADDILGAFTAPQYETTSAAPPRQDFNRPAMPFASYDRASGYGSANPFSPQYGASAQQGIDGLNEPSARVESEAAPALMEFPLGTARAQMFDNFIIAQNSEGLLLVDQHAAHERLVYERFKAQLAAGPVPSQAQLIPLVIELPEEDCARLEDAAPDLERFGLYLERFGPRAIAVRETPALLGNSDIDGLVRDVADGLAEWDNSTAVADRMDEIIARMACHGSVRSGRRLRVDEMNALLRDMEATPHSGQCIHGRPTYVELKQKDIERLFGRSR, via the coding sequence TTGCCCATTCGCCAACTGCCCGAAGATCTGATCAACCGCATCGCCGCCGGCGAGGTGGTGGAGCGGCCTGCCAGCGTGGTCAAGGAATTGGTCGAAAACGCCATCGATGCCGGCGCCAGCCGCATCGTGGTCACCACCTCGGGCGGCGGCAAACTGCTGATGCGCATCGAGGATGACGGCCATGGCATGGACCAGGCCGATCTGTTGCTCTCGGTCGAGCGCCACGCCACCTCCAAGCTCAGTGTCGATGATCTCGACGATATCCGCACGCTGGGCTTTCGCGGCGAAGCGCTGGCCTCGATCGGCTCGGTTGCCGAGCTGACCGTCTCCTCCCGCCCCGCCCATGCCGAAAGCGGGTTGCGCATCGAGGTGCGCAGTGGCGTGCGCACCGGCCCCGTGCCGCAGGCCATGAACCGGGGTACCCTCGTCGAGGTCAAGAACCTCTTCGGCAATGTCCCCGCGCGGCTGAAATTTTTAAAAACCGACCGGGCCGAGGCCGGGGCCATCACCGACGTGATGAAACGCCTCGCCATGGCCAATCCGGGCGTGCATTTCGTGCTCAACGGCACCGACCGCTCCCCCGTCAACTGGCCCGCCGTCAGCGGCAGCGGCGCGCTGGAAGCACGGCTGGCCCAGGTTATTGGCGATGATTTCGCGCAAAACGCCGTGCGGCTAGCCACTTCGCGCCATGGCGTAGTCGTGGCGGGACTGGCGGGTCTGCCCACCTATACCCGCGCCAATTCGCTGTCGCAGTTCTACTTCGTCAATGGCCGCTCGGTGCGCGACAAGGTGCTGGTCGGCGCCATCCGCGCCGCCTATGCCGATTACACCTTCCGCGACCGCTTCCCTGTCGTCGCCCTCTACATCGCCATCGACCCCGCCGAGGTTGACGTCAATGTGCACCCCGCCAAGGCCGAATTGCGCTTCCGCGATGCGGGCGCGGTGCGGAGCGCCGTCATCCGCGCCATTGGCGAAGCGCTGACCGCTGCGGGCTTTAAAGCCTCCACCAGCGTTGCCGACGACATTCTGGGGGCGTTCACCGCCCCGCAATATGAAACCACCAGCGCCGCGCCGCCGCGCCAGGATTTCAACCGCCCGGCCATGCCCTTTGCCAGCTATGACCGCGCCTCGGGCTATGGCAGCGCCAATCCCTTCTCGCCCCAATACGGCGCCTCCGCCCAACAAGGTATCGACGGCCTCAACGAGCCCAGCGCCCGCGTCGAGAGCGAAGCCGCTCCCGCGCTGATGGAATTCCCTCTCGGCACCGCCCGCGCGCAGATGTTCGACAATTTCATCATCGCCCAGAATAGCGAGGGCCTCTTGCTGGTCGATCAGCACGCCGCCCATGAACGCCTGGTTTATGAACGCTTCAAGGCCCAGCTCGCCGCCGGCCCCGTGCCCAGCCAGGCCCAGCTGATCCCCCTGGTCATCGAGCTACCCGAAGAAGATTGCGCCCGGCTCGAGGACGCCGCGCCGGACCTCGAACGTTTCGGGCTCTACCTCGAACGCTTCGGCCCCCGCGCCATCGCCGTGCGCGAGACCCCGGCTCTGCTCGGCAATTCCGATATCGATGGCCTTGTGCGGGACGTGGCCGATGGCCTGGCCGAATGGGACAATTCCACCGCCGTTGCCGACCGCATGGACGAGATCATCGCCCGCATGGCCTGCCACGGCTCGGTCCGCTCCGGCCGGCGCCTACGCGTCGACGAAATGAACGCCCTGCTCCGCGACATGGAAGCCACCCCCCATTCCGGCCAATGCATCCACGGCCGCCCGACCTATGTCGAGCTCAAGCAGAAGGATATCGAGCGGTTGTTTGGGCGCAGCCGATAA
- a CDS encoding citrate synthase/methylcitrate synthase, which translates to MISGLDDVIAAETMLSDVDGLNGRLIIAGHSLDALAGHTSYEAMLALLLGDFLEADVATITRHLAAARKEVHGYIEGVDAAILALSPIEGLRAMIARLPDGEDRDTAYRLLAAPAVFTPALLRLQQGLPVVAPSDTLGHAADMLAMLTGTAPTQAQVNALDTYLVTVSDHGLNASTFAARVVASTRAGVTSAILAALSALKGPLHGGAPGPVLDMLDAIGTPDRAEPWLAAELARGERLMGFGHRIYRVRDPRADALKNALRQLAEAGAVPADRLALAEAVERSALALLRQKKPDRALETNVEFYTALLLEALGLPREAFTCVFAAGRVGGWIGHAREQIDHGRLIRPQSKYIGPLAA; encoded by the coding sequence ATGATCTCTGGATTGGACGACGTAATCGCAGCCGAAACCATGTTGTCGGATGTGGATGGGCTCAATGGACGGCTGATCATCGCCGGCCACTCGCTCGACGCGCTGGCGGGGCACACCAGCTATGAGGCCATGCTGGCTTTGTTGCTGGGGGATTTCCTTGAAGCGGACGTGGCCACCATCACCCGCCATCTGGCTGCGGCCCGCAAGGAAGTGCATGGCTATATCGAGGGTGTCGATGCGGCCATTCTGGCGCTGAGCCCCATTGAGGGCCTGCGCGCCATGATCGCCCGGCTGCCCGATGGCGAGGATCGCGATACCGCCTATCGGCTGCTGGCCGCCCCGGCAGTGTTCACGCCCGCTTTGCTGCGCCTGCAGCAGGGTCTGCCGGTGGTCGCACCCAGCGATACACTTGGCCACGCCGCCGATATGCTGGCCATGTTGACCGGCACAGCGCCGACCCAGGCGCAGGTCAATGCGCTCGATACCTATCTGGTGACCGTGTCCGACCACGGGCTGAACGCCTCCACCTTCGCCGCCCGCGTGGTGGCCTCGACCCGCGCCGGGGTGACTTCGGCCATTCTGGCGGCGCTGAGTGCGCTCAAGGGCCCGCTGCATGGCGGCGCGCCTGGCCCGGTGCTCGATATGCTGGATGCTATCGGTACGCCCGACCGGGCCGAGCCATGGCTGGCGGCCGAACTGGCGCGTGGTGAGCGGTTGATGGGCTTTGGGCATCGGATTTACCGCGTGCGCGACCCGCGCGCCGATGCGCTCAAGAATGCCTTGCGGCAACTGGCCGAGGCGGGCGCGGTGCCGGCCGACCGGCTGGCTTTGGCGGAGGCTGTTGAGCGTTCGGCGCTGGCTTTGCTGCGGCAGAAGAAGCCGGATCGGGCGCTGGAAACCAATGTGGAGTTTTATACGGCGCTGTTGCTGGAGGCGCTTGGCCTGCCGCGCGAGGCGTTTACCTGCGTGTTTGCGGCGGGGCGGGTTGGTGGCTGGATCGGGCATGCGCGTGAGCAGATCGATCATGGTCGGCTGATCCGGCCGCAGTCGAAATATATTGGGCCGTTGGCGGCTTAG
- a CDS encoding citrate synthase, which produces MGWITAEQALQRLGTKPQTLYANVSRGRIAAKPDATDPRRSLYSTEDIDRLASRQHGRRKAETVAAQSIAWGDPVLPTTISTVQDGLLYYRGEDAAVLSRTADLEAVAGLLWGGKRPRFPIMPGEETAGLPQAFTVLGRLAASDMPTLGRGSAVLHADAARVMGAVSRALAGSTATELTAHERLARHWHRPEAADIIRRALVLLAEHELNTSTFCARITVSTGAPLSAAVLSGLCTLSGPLHGGAAAAMDELVDAAERLGPEQAIQLSLRQGRALPCFGHRLYPHGDVRAAELLAHFEAPSLYRDLATIGEALVGEKPNIDFALSAMAAAFSLPPAAPLILFTLARSVGWLAHALEQIETGSLIRPRARYVGPAPAY; this is translated from the coding sequence ATGGGCTGGATCACGGCAGAGCAGGCCTTGCAGCGTCTGGGCACCAAGCCGCAGACGCTGTATGCCAATGTCAGCCGCGGCCGGATCGCGGCCAAGCCCGACGCCACCGACCCACGCCGTAGTCTCTACAGCACCGAGGATATCGACCGCCTCGCCAGCCGCCAGCATGGCCGTCGCAAGGCCGAGACCGTGGCGGCGCAGTCCATCGCCTGGGGCGACCCGGTGCTGCCGACGACGATTTCGACCGTGCAGGATGGGCTTCTCTATTATCGCGGCGAGGATGCCGCGGTCCTGTCGCGCACGGCCGATCTGGAAGCCGTGGCCGGTCTGCTCTGGGGCGGCAAGCGGCCGCGTTTTCCCATCATGCCGGGCGAAGAAACGGCAGGTCTGCCCCAAGCCTTCACCGTGCTCGGCCGCCTCGCCGCCAGCGATATGCCCACGCTGGGACGCGGCAGCGCCGTGCTGCATGCTGATGCGGCGCGGGTGATGGGCGCAGTCTCCCGCGCGCTGGCGGGCTCGACTGCAACCGAATTGACCGCCCATGAGCGCCTGGCCCGCCACTGGCATCGCCCCGAGGCTGCCGACATCATCCGGCGCGCCCTGGTGCTCCTGGCCGAGCACGAACTCAACACCTCGACCTTTTGCGCGCGGATCACGGTATCAACCGGCGCTCCCCTTTCGGCGGCTGTGCTGTCCGGCCTCTGCACGCTGAGCGGCCCGCTGCATGGCGGTGCCGCAGCGGCAATGGATGAATTGGTCGACGCGGCCGAACGGCTCGGGCCGGAACAAGCCATCCAGCTCAGCCTGCGACAGGGCCGCGCCCTGCCCTGTTTCGGCCACCGGCTCTATCCCCATGGCGATGTCCGCGCGGCCGAATTGCTGGCTCACTTCGAAGCGCCATCGCTCTATCGCGACCTCGCGACAATCGGCGAGGCCCTGGTGGGTGAAAAGCCCAATATCGATTTCGCGCTCTCGGCCATGGCCGCCGCCTTCAGCCTGCCGCCGGCGGCGCCCTTGATCCTCTTCACGCTGGCGCGCTCGGTGGGGTGGCTGGCCCATGCGCTGGAGCAGATCGAGACCGGATCATTGATCCGGCCCCGCGCGCGTTATGTGGGGCCGGCTCCCGCCTATTGA